One window of the Equus caballus isolate H_3958 breed thoroughbred chromosome 2, TB-T2T, whole genome shotgun sequence genome contains the following:
- the TACSTD2 gene encoding tumor-associated calcium signal transducer 2 gives MARGPGLALPAPPLPLLLLLLAALARPAAAQDNCTCPTNKMTVCARDGPGGRCRCRALGSGFEVDCSTLTSKCLLLKARVSAPKAGRALVRPSEHALLDNDGLYDPDCDPDGRFKARQCNQTAVCWCVNSVGVRRTDKGDLSLRCDELVRTHHILIDLRQGPAARALDRAELDAELRRLFRERYRLHPRFVAAVHYEQPTIQIELQQNASQMAPGDVDIADAAYYFERDVKGESLFPGRRGLDVRVHGEPLLVERTLIYYLDEKPPQFSMKRLTAGLVAVIVVVVVSLVAGVAVLVVSNRRKSGKYKKVEIKELGELRKEPSM, from the coding sequence ATGGCCCGGGGCCCGGGCCTCGCGCTGCCGGCGCCAccgctgccgctgctgctgctgctcctggcgGCGCtggcccgccccgccgccgcgCAGGACAACTGCACGTGCCCCACCAACAAGATGACCGTGTGCGCGCGGGACGGCCCGGGCGGCCGCTGCCGATGCCGCGCGCTCGGCTCGGGCTTCGAGGTGGACTGCTCCACGCTCACCTCCAAGTGCCTGCTGCTCAAGGCGCGCGTGAGCGCCCCCAAGGCCGGCCGCGCGCTGGTGCGGCCGAGCGAGCACGCGCTCCTGGACAACGACGGCCTCTATGACCCCGACTGCGACCCCGACGGCCGCTTCAAGGCCCGCCAGTGCAACCAGACGGCGGTGTGCTGGTGCGTGAACTCGGTGGGCGTGCGCCGCACCGACAAGGGCGACCTGAGCCTGCGCTGCGACGAGCTGGTGCGCACGCACCACATCCTCATCGACCTGCGCCAGGGCCCGGCCGCTCGCGCCTTGGACCGCGCCGAGCTGGACGCCGAGCTGCGGCGGCTCTTCCGCGAGCGCTACCGCCTGCACCCGCGCTTCGTGGCGGCCGTGCACTACGAGCAGCCCACCATCCAGATCGAGCTGCAGCAGAACGCGTCCCAGATGGCCCCCGGCGACGTGGACATCGCCGACGCCGCCTACTACTTCGAGAGGGACGTCAAGGGCGAGTCGCTGTTCCCAGGCCGCCGCGGCCTCGACGTGCGCGTGCACGGCGAGCCCCTGCTCGTGGAGCGGACCCTCATCTACTACCTGGACGAGAAGCCCCCGCAGTTCTCCATGAAGCGCCTCACCGCCGGCCTCGTCGCCGTCATCGTGGTGGTCGTGGTGTCCCTCGTCGCCGGCGTGGCCGTCCTGGTGGTCAGCAACCGGAGGAAGTCGGGGAAGtacaagaaggtggagatcaagGAACTGGGGGAGTTGAGAAAGGAACCGAGCATGTAG